The Linepithema humile isolate Giens D197 chromosome 2, Lhum_UNIL_v1.0, whole genome shotgun sequence genome has a segment encoding these proteins:
- the HemK1 gene encoding MTRF1L release factor glutamine methyltransferase: MWCRSILITRAIFKNSTVSTCLRYLASNSLNSVSLRHSLPRSLASDARECTIGDVIDQWSRRFENEGIPEPVESIEHIVAHVIGTKKIIDIINIRSDRLNASQIEKLESLCECRLSRMPVQYIIGEWDFRDITLKLVPPIFIPRPETEILVDFVLKRLSSSQAETCEILEIGCGSGAISLALAHACKKIKCTAIDASPHACDLTMMNRSELNLIDQITVMHATLNSDASIEVLNSFNSASNVDLNSRLFDFVVSNPPYVPTKQIPKLQPEIKIYEDLRALDGGDDGLKVIKPLLKYAAKALKPGGHLFLEVDPTHPEYIQFFTKKYSDLKLHHEHTYKDFCNNDRFVEVVKVA; the protein is encoded by the exons ATGTGGTGTCGGAGTATCCTCATAACGCGTGCTATCTTCAAAAATTCTACTGTATCCACCTGTTTGCGATATTTAGCGAGTAACAGTCTCAACAGTGTCTCGTTGAGACATTCGTTGCCACGCTCGCTCGCTTCGGACGCACGTGAATGCACGATCGGCGACGTTATTGATCAATGGAGTCGTCGATTCGAGAACGAGGGCATACCGGAGCCGGTAGAGTCGATAGAGCACATAGTGGCGCACGTTATCGGCACCAAAAAG ATAATAGATATCATAAATATCAGAAGTGACCGACTCAATGCGAGCCAGATTGAGAAATTAGAGTCTTTGTGCGAATGTCGGTTATCGAG AATGCCagttcaatatattattggTGAATGGGATTTCCGAGATATTACATTGAAACTTGTACCACCGATTTTTATCCCTCGTCCGGAGACTGAAATACTGGTTGACTTTGTGTTGAAAAGACTGAGCTCATCGCAAGCCGAGACTTGCGAAATTCTGGAAATTGGCTGTGGTTCAGGCGCTATATCACTGGCCCTTGCTCATGCTTGTAAAAAA ataaaatgcACAGCAATCGATGCGAGTCCGCATGCTTGCGACTTGACGATGATGAATCGGAGCGAATTAAACTTGATAGATCAAATCACAGTGATGCACGCGACCTTAAACTCAGACGCAAGTATTGAAGTTTTGAATAGCTTCAATAGTGCCAGTAATGTTGATTTAAATTCAAGATTGTTTGACTTTGTGGTCAGTAACCCGCCGTACGTTCCAACGAAGCAGATACCGAAGCTGCAGCCtgagataaaaat TTACGAGGATCTCAGGGCGTTGGACGGCGGCGACGATGGACTGAAAGTGATCAAGCCGCTCTTAAAATACGCTGCCAAAGCATTGAAACCTGGCGGACATCTCTTCTTGGAAGTTGATCCCACTCATCCCgaatacatacaatttttcacaaaaaagtATTCAGACTTGAAGCTCCATCACGAGCACACGTACAAGGACTTTTGCAATAACGATCGTTTTGTAGAGGTGGTGAAAGTCGCCTGA